The following proteins come from a genomic window of Nitrososphaerota archaeon:
- the hypE gene encoding hydrogenase expression/formation protein HypE, producing MSDIENIIKLAHGGGGKLTLQLIKEIFLPAFRNSILEKLEDSARINFYGKNIAFTIDAYTVNPIFFPGGDIGKLAITGTINDLAMQGGIIDPLISAAFIIEEGFEIENLEKIVKSMKEECLKNNVKIVAGDTKVVEKGLADKIYIITAGVSFIPEKVDLGVHRIKEGDAIIVSGTIGDHGAAILSTRYDFKLSNSLISDCASLKDLVKSLLENNIEIHCLRDPTRGGLGTVLNEIALKTNFGIIIDESKIPIKNDVRALCEILGIDPLYLACEGRIVCFTSWEEKENALSIIKENPLGENAMLIGRVTSKFSNRVVMKTTLGVKRIVSMFLGENLPRIC from the coding sequence ATGAGTGATATAGAAAATATTATCAAATTGGCTCATGGTGGAGGAGGAAAACTTACTCTTCAATTAATAAAAGAAATTTTTTTACCTGCTTTTAGAAATAGCATTCTTGAAAAATTGGAAGATTCTGCAAGAATAAATTTTTATGGAAAAAATATTGCTTTTACAATTGATGCATATACTGTTAATCCAATATTCTTTCCAGGAGGAGATATAGGAAAATTAGCAATTACAGGAACAATAAATGATTTAGCTATGCAAGGTGGAATAATAGACCCATTAATTTCAGCAGCTTTTATAATCGAAGAAGGGTTTGAAATAGAAAATTTAGAAAAAATAGTAAAATCGATGAAAGAAGAATGCTTAAAAAATAATGTAAAAATTGTTGCTGGAGATACAAAAGTTGTTGAAAAAGGATTAGCAGATAAAATATACATTATTACAGCAGGAGTTTCATTTATTCCAGAAAAAGTAGATTTAGGAGTACATAGAATAAAAGAAGGGGATGCAATAATAGTTTCAGGAACAATTGGAGATCATGGAGCTGCAATTTTATCAACTAGATATGATTTTAAATTAAGCAATTCATTAATAAGCGATTGTGCATCTCTTAAAGATTTAGTTAAATCATTATTGGAAAATAATATAGAAATACATTGTTTAAGAGATCCTACTAGAGGAGGATTAGGAACAGTTTTAAATGAAATAGCTTTAAAAACAAATTTTGGAATAATAATAGATGAATCTAAAATTCCAATTAAAAATGATGTAAGAGCATTATGTGAAATTCTTGGAATAGACCCTTTATATTTGGCATGTGAAGGAAGAATTGTTTGTTTTACAAGTTGGGAAGAAAAAGAAAATGCATTATCGATTATTAAAGAAAATCCTTTGGGAGAAAATGCTATGCTAATTGGAAGA
- the hypD gene encoding hydrogenase formation protein HypD → MNEEKLRFIDEYRNKELLLKLIKKIKREIDNPIKIMEVCGTHTISISKFGIRKLLKGKVDLTSGPGCPVCVTPNEDIDWIIELCRKFKEKICLTVFGDIMRVPGSNSSLFIEKAKGADIRVVYSPIEAIEIAKKRKDLKIVFFGIGFETTAPSIAISLIEAKKNKMENFYLYSAHKLIPPALDALLSLGEIKLNGFILPGHVSTIIGSNPYKPILKKHGLAGVITGFEPLDIIQALLILNELIKNKIYDVKIQYSRSVKPEGNEKAKKIMNNVFKECNSIWRGLGEIPNSGLELREEYNDMNAKLHFDINIPPKYENPACKCGEVLRGIIYPFECPLFAKACTPNSPIGPCMVSSEGACAAWYTYEDWRKYKEMIKNE, encoded by the coding sequence ATGAATGAAGAAAAACTTAGATTTATTGATGAATATAGAAATAAAGAATTATTATTAAAATTAATTAAGAAAATAAAAAGAGAGATTGATAATCCAATAAAAATTATGGAAGTGTGCGGAACACATACAATTTCAATAAGTAAATTTGGAATTAGAAAATTATTAAAAGGGAAAGTAGATTTAACTTCTGGGCCAGGTTGCCCAGTATGTGTTACTCCAAATGAAGATATAGATTGGATTATTGAATTGTGTAGAAAATTTAAAGAAAAAATTTGTTTAACAGTTTTTGGAGATATTATGCGTGTTCCTGGAAGCAATTCAAGTTTATTTATTGAAAAAGCAAAAGGAGCAGATATTAGAGTAGTTTATTCACCTATTGAAGCAATTGAAATTGCAAAAAAGAGGAAAGATTTAAAAATTGTATTTTTTGGAATAGGTTTTGAAACAACAGCTCCATCTATTGCAATATCTTTAATTGAAGCAAAAAAGAATAAAATGGAAAATTTTTATTTATATTCAGCTCATAAACTTATTCCTCCAGCTCTTGATGCATTATTAAGTTTAGGAGAAATAAAATTAAATGGTTTCATTTTACCAGGACATGTAAGCACAATTATAGGATCAAATCCATATAAACCAATTCTTAAGAAACATGGTTTAGCAGGAGTTATAACAGGTTTCGAGCCGCTTGATATAATTCAAGCTTTATTAATTTTAAATGAATTAATTAAAAATAAAATTTATGATGTGAAAATTCAATATTCTAGGTCTGTTAAGCCTGAAGGAAATGAGAAAGCTAAAAAAATTATGAATAATGTTTTTAAAGAATGCAATTCTATTTGGCGTGGATTAGGAGAAATTCCTAATAGTGGATTAGAATTGAGAGAAGAATATAATGATATGAATGCAAAGCTTCATTTTGATATAAATATTCCTCCTAAATATGAAAATCCTGCATGTAAATGTGGAGAAGTGCTTAGAGGAATTATTTATCCTTTTGAATGCCCGCTTTTTGCAAAAGCTTGTACTCCAAATTCTCCTATTGGTCCATGCATGGTAAGTAGTGAAGGAGCATGTGCTGCTTGGTATACTTATGAAGATTGGAGAAAATATAAAGAGATGATAAAAAATGAGTGA
- a CDS encoding HypC/HybG/HupF family hydrogenase formation chaperone, with protein sequence MCLGIPVKIIDVKYPEAIVEIGGLKKNIRIDLIENVKPGDYIILHAGFAIQKIDEKEALETLKILEEVLKRNE encoded by the coding sequence ATGTGTTTAGGTATTCCAGTAAAAATAATAGATGTAAAATATCCTGAAGCAATTGTTGAAATTGGAGGATTAAAGAAAAATATTAGAATAGATTTAATAGAAAATGTTAAGCCTGGAGATTATATTATTCTTCATGCTGGATTTGCAATTCAAAAAATAGATGAAAAAGAAGCTTTAGAAACATTAAAAATATTAGAGGAAGTTTTGAAAAGAAATGAATGA
- a CDS encoding type II/IV secretion system ATPase subunit — translation MPKKKEEKIEEKKGILVAPIPSDYEKLTEYWIKEPYVKIVIARPPEKGSGPIYFIDEILLSEEEKEAYSKILDILTKELAPPEVESDEEIKKAIIKAAEDVVRKYKKAFKKLHEDSWPTLLYYLERDMLGYGPLNALMEDPNIEDISCDGINVPVYIWHRDYESIPTNVMFLDRETLDDYIIKLAHKAGKHVSSAFPIVDAMIQGKHRLAVTFREEISPKGSTFTIRKFREEPFSIIDLIKGGTINEDIAAYFWILLEHRNSLIVIGGTGSGKTTLLNALACLIKPGMKIVTVEETAELKLPHENWVQFISRESYGVSEVKIGEVTLYDLVKTSLRYRPDYLIVGEIRGEEAFVLFQALATGHGGMSTLHAESVDYAIKRLVSKPMNIAEAYIPLMNAMLLVERVRLTVSKDGREIGRRVRNVWEVIDYNNYLKVFEWNPAEDNFKNFVEKSKLLEKIAYRLGKSKEEVLEEMERRKEVIRWMLQKNIRSVKEVAKIVTEYYINPEAILERIRAKPKEVIAEFEISPRREEAMEIFSRLKEPMLQIIKRILANGGSVKIENLIKEVPLDRATFWYCIDILKELGYIDTKEQLIILK, via the coding sequence ATGCCAAAAAAGAAAGAGGAGAAAATAGAAGAGAAAAAAGGAATCTTAGTAGCACCTATCCCCTCTGACTATGAAAAATTAACAGAATATTGGATTAAAGAACCATACGTAAAAATAGTCATTGCAAGACCCCCTGAAAAAGGTTCAGGACCAATATATTTTATAGATGAAATCCTTTTATCAGAAGAAGAAAAAGAAGCATATTCAAAAATTTTAGATATTCTTACAAAGGAACTTGCACCTCCAGAAGTAGAAAGCGATGAAGAAATAAAAAAAGCAATCATAAAAGCTGCTGAAGATGTAGTTAGAAAATACAAAAAAGCTTTTAAAAAGCTTCATGAAGATTCTTGGCCTACTTTGCTTTATTATTTAGAAAGAGATATGCTTGGATATGGACCATTGAATGCTCTTATGGAAGATCCTAATATTGAAGATATTAGTTGCGATGGAATAAATGTTCCAGTATATATATGGCATAGAGATTATGAAAGCATTCCAACAAATGTTATGTTCCTTGATAGAGAAACATTAGATGATTATATTATTAAACTTGCTCATAAAGCTGGAAAGCATGTTTCTTCTGCTTTTCCAATTGTAGATGCAATGATTCAAGGAAAGCATAGATTAGCAGTAACATTTAGAGAAGAAATTTCTCCAAAAGGAAGCACATTCACAATTAGAAAATTCCGTGAAGAACCTTTCTCTATAATAGATTTAATAAAAGGAGGAACAATCAATGAAGACATTGCTGCATACTTCTGGATTTTGCTTGAACATAGGAATAGCCTTATTGTTATTGGTGGAACTGGAAGTGGAAAAACAACTTTATTAAATGCATTAGCATGTCTTATAAAGCCTGGAATGAAAATTGTTACAGTTGAGGAAACTGCAGAATTAAAACTTCCACATGAAAACTGGGTTCAATTCATTAGTAGAGAAAGCTATGGAGTTTCAGAAGTAAAGATTGGAGAAGTAACACTTTATGATTTAGTAAAAACAAGCCTTAGATATAGACCAGATTATCTTATAGTTGGAGAAATTAGAGGAGAAGAAGCTTTCGTTCTATTCCAAGCACTTGCAACAGGACATGGAGGAATGTCTACTTTACATGCTGAAAGTGTAGATTATGCTATTAAGCGACTTGTAAGCAAACCTATGAATATTGCTGAAGCATACATTCCATTAATGAATGCCATGCTTTTGGTAGAAAGAGTCCGTCTTACAGTTAGCAAAGATGGAAGAGAAATTGGAAGAAGAGTTAGAAATGTATGGGAAGTAATAGATTATAATAATTATTTGAAAGTTTTTGAATGGAATCCTGCTGAAGATAATTTTAAAAACTTTGTAGAAAAAAGCAAGCTTTTAGAAAAAATAGCTTATAGATTGGGAAAGAGCAAAGAAGAAGTATTAGAAGAAATGGAAAGGAGAAAAGAAGTAATAAGATGGATGTTACAAAAGAATATTAGAAGTGTAAAAGAAGTAGCTAAAATAGTTACAGAATATTACATTAATCCTGAAGCAATATTAGAAAGGATTAGAGCTAAGCCTAAAGAAGTAATTGCTGAATTTGAAATATCTCCTAGAAGAGAAGAAGCTATGGAGATTTTCAGTAGATTAAAAGAACCTATGCTTCAAATAATAAAAAGAATATTAGCTAATGGAGGATCCGTTAAAATAGAAAATCTTATAAAAGAAGTACCACTTGATAGAGCTACTTTCTGGTATTGTATAGATATCTTAAAAGAATTAGGCTATATAGATACTAAAGAGCAACTCATAATATTAAAATAG
- a CDS encoding archaellin/type IV pilin N-terminal domain-containing protein — translation MNRKNKGISPVVATVIIVAIAIALAIAVALWASGLVGIFTRFEEVKVISAYAEVGTGSLAGGFNVTLTLKNTGSADATIDNVIINGKPFSSWTGGITVKIGGQNLDPNVGYALKAGDQKDMSIEIPQAVGFKSGQTLDIKIHTAAGHDYAKAVVLP, via the coding sequence ATGAATAGGAAAAATAAAGGTATAAGTCCAGTTGTAGCAACAGTCATTATAGTTGCAATCGCAATTGCTTTGGCTATCGCAGTAGCATTATGGGCTTCAGGTCTCGTAGGGATCTTTACAAGGTTTGAAGAAGTAAAAGTAATCTCAGCCTATGCTGAAGTTGGGACTGGATCTTTAGCAGGTGGCTTTAATGTAACCTTAACTCTCAAGAATACTGGTTCAGCAGATGCAACAATAGATAATGTTATCATAAATGGAAAACCATTCAGCTCATGGACTGGTGGCATCACAGTTAAAATTGGAGGACAGAATCTTGATCCAAACGTTGGATATGCTTTAAAGGCTGGTGATCAAAAAGATATGAGTATTGAGATTCCACAAGCTGTTGGTTTTAAGAGTGGCCAAACATTAGATATAAAAATACATACTGCTGCTGGACATGATTATGCAAAAGCAGTAGTTTTACCATAG
- a CDS encoding type II secretion system F family protein, protein MGRSSVKSSIIGFSYSHFNWISRPILKIFKSLPESLDAANIRIYPEAYASFIGFSLFLSFIICFPLAFFSYFYFNLGLYSFSLIIPPFIILILLLFYPKLASTSRASNLESEVPFVAAYITVMATGRVSPYRSMERLKNVKLLPNLSEEARKIDIDVKATGIDPVSALEKSAKAVPSKEYKSLILGYVSTLRGGGDVIHFLQRTAEKIFEDRSEKTKIIGERIGMLMEGYAATGTMLALGLYVIFIVSQILPSGTMAFSSGGFILFAYILLPSISLLFLYLTDIFQPRYPVSDWRAYKVFALTLPLTAFLLVSLVIPFYFPPLREIFKPFVYFIFFIRDKMGLDLGQKAPALSGFEVPLGLCITIMVSVAPAMIAYHKHATETSGVNSGITRFLRDLVELRKTGMSPEKCIENLSNNDYGAFSKYLKKIAEQIKWGLPLSKIYEAFAQQIYSWLARINMFLIVDAIDVGGGTPEILETVARFSEEIELIEKQKRMSLKPLLLIPYISAIILVVSTVVLIGFMRSILLIAQIYLPFSSFLQLFVPPLILNSAISGFVAGKVSEEKVSAGFKHAFILTLVSLIALAISPYVSAGIQFYTPQSA, encoded by the coding sequence ATGGGAAGAAGTAGTGTAAAATCTAGTATTATTGGTTTTTCGTATTCTCATTTTAATTGGATAAGTAGGCCTATTCTTAAAATTTTTAAAAGCTTACCTGAAAGTTTAGATGCTGCAAATATAAGAATTTATCCTGAAGCTTATGCTTCTTTTATAGGTTTTTCTCTATTTTTATCTTTTATTATTTGTTTTCCATTAGCATTTTTCTCATATTTTTATTTTAATTTAGGTTTATATTCATTTTCTTTAATTATTCCTCCATTTATAATTTTAATCCTTTTATTATTTTATCCAAAACTTGCTTCTACAAGTAGAGCTTCAAATTTAGAAAGTGAAGTGCCATTTGTAGCTGCATATATTACTGTTATGGCTACTGGAAGAGTTTCTCCTTATAGAAGCATGGAACGTTTAAAGAATGTTAAATTGCTTCCAAACCTTTCAGAAGAAGCACGTAAAATAGATATAGATGTTAAAGCTACAGGAATAGATCCTGTTTCAGCTCTTGAAAAATCTGCTAAAGCAGTCCCATCAAAAGAATACAAATCTCTCATTTTAGGATATGTTTCTACTCTTAGAGGTGGAGGAGACGTAATACATTTCCTTCAAAGAACAGCTGAGAAAATATTTGAAGATAGAAGTGAAAAAACTAAGATAATTGGTGAAAGGATTGGAATGTTAATGGAAGGATATGCAGCTACTGGAACAATGTTAGCTCTTGGATTATATGTTATTTTCATCGTTTCACAAATTCTTCCATCAGGAACGATGGCCTTCTCTTCTGGAGGTTTTATATTATTTGCATATATATTATTACCATCTATCTCTCTTCTTTTCCTTTATCTTACAGATATTTTCCAACCTCGCTATCCAGTTTCTGATTGGAGAGCATATAAAGTTTTTGCATTAACTCTTCCATTAACAGCTTTCCTTTTAGTAAGCCTTGTTATTCCTTTCTATTTCCCTCCATTAAGAGAAATTTTCAAACCTTTTGTATACTTTATATTCTTTATTAGAGATAAAATGGGTTTAGATCTTGGACAAAAAGCACCTGCCTTATCAGGATTTGAAGTGCCATTAGGTTTGTGTATAACCATTATGGTAAGTGTTGCACCTGCAATGATTGCGTATCATAAACATGCTACAGAAACAAGCGGAGTCAATTCAGGAATTACAAGATTCCTTAGAGATTTGGTTGAATTAAGAAAAACTGGAATGAGTCCAGAAAAATGCATAGAAAACCTTTCCAATAATGATTATGGAGCTTTTAGTAAATATCTTAAAAAAATAGCTGAACAAATTAAATGGGGTCTTCCATTATCAAAAATTTATGAAGCATTTGCTCAACAAATTTATAGTTGGCTTGCAAGAATAAATATGTTCCTTATAGTAGATGCAATAGATGTAGGTGGTGGCACTCCTGAAATACTTGAAACAGTAGCTAGATTTAGTGAAGAAATAGAACTTATTGAGAAACAAAAAAGAATGTCGCTTAAGCCATTATTATTAATTCCATACATTAGTGCAATAATATTAGTTGTATCAACTGTTGTTTTAATAGGTTTTATGAGAAGCATACTCTTAATTGCTCAAATATATCTTCCATTTAGTAGCTTTTTGCAATTGTTCGTTCCTCCATTAATACTTAATAGTGCAATAAGTGGATTTGTTGCTGGAAAAGTTTCAGAAGAGAAAGTATCCGCAGGTTTTAAACATGCATTCATATTAACATTAGTATCTCTTATAGCTTTAGCAATTTCTCCATATGTAAGTGCAGGAATACAATTCTATACTCCACAAAGTGCATGA
- a CDS encoding M6 family metalloprotease domain-containing protein translates to MNKRSSFLFKNINIIILIFLFTSNSFLQISTLKNNNLQKNAAFSIIENDNFNFQKIEYKYSYTPEKSIKSIIVILINFIDKINSKPIDYIKNMVFNKVNEYYLEVSYGLFSFYGNITSKWYMLNNTIKYYGSGNFTEEKHDELIENAIRIADIDIDYKKYDAAIIVHSGDNQAYSGNKDDIWSCGYTSPYIFQTNEGRIPLSICVVSENDPLGVFAHEIAHMLGLPDLYSRKYGDVFLGKWDLMSSGLWNNLGETPSHLNSWCKIKLGWISSNRIKEIHSGEIASILINPLEKIDEGFLVIKIPISQKNYYLIELRKKIGFDSYLPNEGILILFIDESKEFEEGAIKIIDANPLTETLDDASFKIGQEFNDKINGLKIKIVSIKGSSYELRIEYKVVDLSITDFSIYPLNARAGTIIKFNITIANLGMGDAENFSMKIYIDDELFFSKTLSLKIGDSIKFSLNWISIDGKHIIKCIIDEEGEIPEISKDNNILMKEIIIGYILTIQTPFNGIDVEIDNVTYKTNVKGNVEIFVAPGKHNIKIQESFYEGENIRHLFIKWSDGESKISREIIVEKDTIIHAIYATQYFLKVLSPYSEVIGSGWYNKFEKVFVKINSTIVYINKNIRKVFKNWSGDASGSESTSSIIFMNSPKIVFANWKTQYYLNISSIFYDPKLNGWYDEGEVIEVSIPQIIDYNNGTRRKFIEWNGSIFSKSNNITIKMDSPKEILAKWITQYKISIIFLDNYEGRIYPPPSYIIAIRHIPEEGSKEAYYLYSYDDIWINEGNWTIYEIRWNGINIISEQYPSNIINSPKKWYIKCKVYNFNIKVKDIFNLPAPNIPIMIEFPNGTSMIIETNGNGLAYIQSAPYGKYLFKISYLNQISSEIRIVDEGIDLIEMKIFFSKITIIAIILILIPLMLLILMIFLRRKRKAKFSF, encoded by the coding sequence ATGAATAAAAGAAGTTCATTTCTATTTAAAAACATAAATATTATAATTTTAATATTTTTATTTACTTCAAATTCTTTTCTTCAAATAAGTACTTTAAAAAATAATAATTTACAAAAGAATGCAGCATTTTCAATTATTGAAAATGATAATTTTAATTTTCAAAAAATAGAATATAAGTATAGTTATACTCCAGAAAAAAGTATAAAATCTATAATAGTTATTTTAATAAATTTTATCGATAAAATAAATTCAAAACCAATCGATTATATTAAAAATATGGTTTTTAATAAAGTTAATGAATATTATTTGGAAGTTTCTTATGGATTATTTTCTTTTTATGGAAATATAACTTCTAAATGGTATATGCTAAATAATACTATTAAATATTATGGAAGTGGAAATTTTACAGAAGAAAAACATGATGAACTTATTGAAAATGCAATAAGAATAGCCGATATAGATATCGATTATAAGAAGTATGATGCAGCTATAATAGTCCATTCAGGAGATAATCAAGCATATTCAGGAAATAAAGATGATATTTGGTCATGTGGATATACTTCTCCATATATTTTTCAAACTAATGAAGGAAGAATACCATTATCTATTTGTGTAGTATCTGAAAATGATCCTCTTGGAGTTTTTGCTCATGAAATAGCGCATATGCTTGGTTTACCAGATTTATATAGTAGAAAATATGGAGATGTATTTTTAGGAAAATGGGATTTAATGTCAAGTGGTTTATGGAACAATTTAGGAGAAACTCCATCACATTTAAACTCTTGGTGTAAAATTAAACTTGGATGGATATCAAGCAATAGAATAAAAGAAATTCATTCAGGAGAAATTGCTTCAATATTAATTAATCCATTAGAAAAAATTGATGAGGGTTTCTTAGTAATAAAAATTCCAATTTCTCAAAAAAATTATTATTTAATAGAATTACGTAAGAAAATAGGTTTTGATTCTTATCTTCCAAATGAAGGAATATTAATTCTTTTTATTGATGAATCTAAAGAATTTGAAGAAGGAGCAATAAAAATAATAGATGCAAATCCTTTAACAGAAACTCTTGATGATGCATCTTTTAAAATTGGTCAAGAATTTAATGATAAAATAAATGGTTTAAAAATAAAAATAGTTTCTATAAAAGGTTCTTCTTATGAATTACGTATAGAATATAAAGTAGTAGATTTATCTATTACTGATTTTTCAATATATCCATTAAATGCTCGTGCTGGAACAATAATAAAATTTAATATAACTATAGCTAATTTAGGAATGGGAGATGCAGAAAATTTCTCTATGAAAATATATATAGATGATGAATTATTTTTCTCTAAAACTCTTTCTCTTAAAATTGGAGATTCAATAAAATTTTCTTTAAATTGGATTTCAATAGATGGAAAGCATATTATAAAATGTATTATTGATGAAGAAGGAGAAATTCCTGAAATTAGTAAGGATAACAATATATTAATGAAAGAAATAATAATAGGCTATATTTTAACTATTCAAACACCTTTTAATGGAATAGATGTTGAAATAGATAATGTGACTTATAAAACTAATGTTAAAGGAAATGTAGAAATATTTGTTGCTCCTGGAAAGCATAATATTAAAATTCAAGAATCTTTCTATGAAGGAGAAAATATAAGGCATTTATTTATTAAATGGAGTGATGGAGAAAGTAAAATTTCTAGAGAAATAATTGTAGAAAAAGATACGATTATACATGCTATTTATGCAACACAATATTTCTTAAAAGTTTTATCTCCATATAGTGAAGTAATTGGAAGTGGATGGTATAATAAATTTGAAAAAGTATTTGTTAAAATAAATTCAACAATAGTATACATAAATAAAAATATTAGGAAAGTTTTTAAAAATTGGTCTGGAGATGCATCTGGCTCAGAAAGCACATCAAGCATAATTTTTATGAATAGCCCAAAAATAGTTTTTGCTAATTGGAAAACTCAATATTATTTAAATATTTCATCAATTTTTTATGATCCTAAATTAAATGGATGGTATGATGAGGGAGAAGTAATAGAGGTATCTATTCCTCAAATAATTGATTATAATAATGGGACAAGAAGAAAATTTATTGAATGGAATGGAAGTATATTTTCAAAATCTAATAATATAACTATTAAAATGGATTCTCCAAAAGAAATACTTGCAAAATGGATTACGCAATATAAAATATCGATTATATTTTTAGATAATTATGAAGGAAGGATATATCCACCCCCATCTTATATTATTGCAATTCGTCATATTCCAGAAGAAGGCTCTAAAGAAGCATACTATTTATATTCTTATGATGATATATGGATTAATGAAGGGAATTGGACAATATATGAAATTAGATGGAATGGAATAAATATAATTTCTGAACAATATCCTTCAAATATAATAAATTCTCCTAAAAAATGGTATATCAAATGTAAAGTTTATAATTTTAATATTAAAGTTAAAGATATATTCAATTTACCAGCACCAAACATTCCTATAATGATCGAATTTCCAAATGGAACAAGTATGATTATTGAAACTAATGGAAATGGATTAGCATATATTCAATCTGCTCCTTATGGAAAATATTTATTTAAAATATCTTATTTAAATCAAATATCTAGTGAAATAAGAATAGTAGATGAAGGAATAGATTTAATAGAAATGAAAATATTTTTCTCAAAAATTACAATTATTGCGATTATATTAATTCTCATTCCTTTAATGCTTTTAATATTAATGATATTTTTAAGAAGAAAAAGAAAAGCTAAGTTTTCTTTTTAG
- a CDS encoding SMP-30/gluconolactonase/LRE family protein, whose translation MRKILLFLTILFITLTIFNLSSKAQEIINEIDIPTPNCKLSDIKIDKDNIVWFSEEAAGKIGCFDIFSGNITEYNINGVDPVAIYIDNEKNVWIAMKNANLIGRLNPNNLELRTWKVREGSSIRDIAIDKNGKAWLTGYGIKRIIMLDPKTDEIREFYINELAPTKLFLKDNYLWFIAPLNNTIVCLNIFDQVVTPYKLTIDGKPNDIVADPNDFVWVTLPGVNGIGMLNPSTGELKTYSIPTSNSEPYGLCMDSEGNIWFTEYNGNKIARLNPKSMEILEILIPTLNAKPTSIAIDNNKRIWFIEENGNKIAILETTSLPSKKDEKIFPGTYLIIILSIFIGVTSAFITFKFLEKKKYSKKKT comes from the coding sequence ATGAGAAAAATCCTTTTATTCTTAACAATACTTTTTATAACATTAACAATTTTTAATCTTTCTTCCAAAGCTCAAGAAATAATAAATGAAATAGACATTCCAACTCCAAATTGTAAACTTTCAGATATAAAAATAGATAAAGATAATATAGTATGGTTTAGTGAAGAAGCTGCTGGTAAAATAGGTTGTTTTGATATTTTTTCTGGAAATATTACTGAATATAATATTAATGGAGTTGACCCGGTAGCAATATACATAGATAATGAAAAAAATGTTTGGATAGCTATGAAAAATGCTAATCTCATTGGAAGGCTTAATCCAAATAATTTAGAATTAAGAACATGGAAAGTTAGAGAAGGTTCAAGTATAAGAGATATAGCGATAGATAAAAATGGAAAAGCATGGTTAACTGGATATGGAATAAAAAGGATTATAATGCTTGATCCTAAAACTGATGAAATAAGAGAATTTTATATAAATGAATTAGCTCCAACAAAATTATTCCTTAAAGATAATTATCTTTGGTTTATTGCTCCTTTAAATAATACTATTGTTTGTTTAAATATTTTTGATCAAGTAGTCACACCTTATAAATTAACAATCGATGGTAAACCTAATGATATAGTAGCAGATCCTAATGATTTTGTATGGGTTACTCTTCCTGGAGTAAATGGTATTGGTATGCTTAATCCTTCTACAGGTGAACTAAAGACTTATTCCATTCCAACTTCAAATAGTGAACCTTATGGATTATGCATGGATTCTGAAGGTAATATATGGTTTACAGAATATAATGGAAATAAAATTGCAAGATTAAATCCTAAAAGTATGGAAATATTGGAAATTTTAATCCCTACTTTAAATGCAAAACCAACAAGTATTGCTATAGATAACAATAAAAGGATATGGTTTATTGAAGAAAATGGAAATAAAATTGCAATTTTAGAAACTACTTCTTTGCCTTCTAAGAAGGATGAAAAAATTTTTCCAGGAACATATTTAATAATTATTTTATCAATTTTTATTGGAGTTACATCAGCTTTTATTACATTCAAATTTTTAGAAAAAAAGAAATATTCTAAAAAGAAAACTTAG
- a CDS encoding cyclophilin-like fold protein has product MKIKIITEAIGEVFVEIDEKTNPKTVKAILNALPFESTANRWGDEVYFETPVKVEEENSIQEVEVGTVAYWPPGNALCIFFGKTPVSRGEKPRAYSPVNVIGKIIGDAKIFKKVKSGDDIKVEKV; this is encoded by the coding sequence ATGAAAATAAAAATTATTACAGAAGCTATTGGAGAAGTATTTGTCGAAATAGATGAAAAAACAAATCCTAAAACAGTTAAAGCAATATTAAATGCATTACCATTTGAATCTACTGCGAATAGATGGGGAGATGAAGTATATTTTGAAACACCAGTAAAAGTAGAAGAAGAAAATTCTATTCAAGAAGTTGAAGTTGGAACTGTAGCTTATTGGCCTCCTGGAAATGCATTATGCATTTTCTTTGGTAAAACTCCTGTAAGTAGAGGAGAAAAACCTAGAGCATATAGTCCAGTAAATGTTATTGGAAAAATAATTGGAGATGCAAAAATTTTCAAGAAAGTTAAGAGTGGAGACGATATAAAAGTAGAAAAAGTTTAA